The Saccharothrix variisporea genome has a segment encoding these proteins:
- a CDS encoding TROVE domain-containing protein yields the protein MAKFNRGTLRALVRSFVESGRTPSGTTHEGGPGYARDTRSELFLLAVTTMVGEPTAYEAAGERDDRYAALVRAAALEDPDWTARLLAWLRTGANLRTAALVGAAEYVRARLGAGDDRGPSNRSVVDSVLRRADEPGELLAHWLATHGRAVPKPVKRGVADAVLRLYDERALIKYDSPARALRFGDVLNLVHPTGGRADLFTHALDRRYGHDTAVPASLTVLARRAELLSWPVERRRALFDRGDAVAVLREAGMTWESVAGWLQGPLTAAVWEALIPSMGYMALLRNLRNFDRAGVSDEVAARVAARLADPDQVARSRQLPLRFLSAHRAVGSSRWAGTLAQALDHSLRTVPELPGRTLVLVDTSGSMNAPFSRDGTLHRWDAAAVFGLALGIRCADADVVSFSSPHGGRPETMPFPLRRDEPLLSAVTRWKEGGYFIGGGTYTARAIQRHLRGHDRVVVLTDEQAADDVDRAVPPGTPLYTWNLAGDRRGHTPSGARDRHTFGGLTDQAFGAIRLLEAGRNADWPF from the coding sequence ATGGCGAAGTTCAACCGCGGCACGCTGCGCGCTCTGGTGCGGAGCTTCGTCGAGTCCGGGCGGACCCCGTCCGGCACGACCCACGAAGGCGGTCCGGGGTACGCGCGCGACACCCGGTCCGAGCTGTTCCTGCTCGCGGTGACCACCATGGTCGGGGAGCCCACCGCCTACGAGGCGGCGGGCGAGCGCGACGACCGGTACGCGGCGCTCGTGCGTGCGGCCGCGCTGGAGGACCCCGACTGGACCGCCCGGCTGCTCGCGTGGCTGCGCACCGGCGCGAACCTGCGCACCGCCGCGCTGGTCGGGGCGGCGGAGTACGTGCGGGCCCGGCTCGGCGCCGGCGACGACCGCGGACCGTCGAACCGCTCGGTGGTGGACAGCGTGCTGCGGCGCGCGGACGAGCCGGGGGAACTGCTGGCGCACTGGCTGGCCACCCACGGTCGGGCCGTGCCCAAGCCGGTCAAGCGGGGTGTCGCGGACGCCGTGCTGCGGCTGTACGACGAGCGCGCCCTGATCAAGTACGACAGCCCCGCGCGGGCGCTGCGCTTCGGTGACGTGCTCAACCTCGTCCACCCGACCGGGGGCCGGGCGGACCTGTTCACCCACGCGCTGGACCGCCGCTACGGCCACGACACCGCGGTCCCGGCGTCGCTGACCGTCCTGGCTCGGCGGGCGGAACTGCTGTCCTGGCCGGTGGAACGCCGGCGTGCGCTGTTCGACCGGGGCGACGCGGTGGCCGTGCTGCGCGAGGCCGGCATGACGTGGGAATCGGTGGCGGGGTGGCTGCAAGGCCCGCTGACCGCCGCCGTGTGGGAAGCGCTGATCCCGTCCATGGGGTACATGGCGTTGCTGCGCAACCTGCGCAACTTCGACCGCGCCGGGGTGTCCGACGAGGTCGCGGCCCGGGTCGCCGCGCGCCTGGCCGACCCCGACCAGGTCGCCCGGTCACGGCAGCTGCCGTTGCGGTTCCTGTCGGCGCACCGGGCGGTCGGGTCGTCGCGGTGGGCTGGGACGTTGGCGCAGGCGCTCGACCACTCGCTGCGCACCGTCCCCGAACTGCCCGGCCGCACGCTGGTCCTGGTGGACACCTCGGGTTCGATGAACGCGCCCTTCTCCCGGGACGGCACGCTGCACCGGTGGGACGCGGCGGCCGTGTTCGGCCTGGCCCTGGGCATCCGGTGCGCGGACGCCGACGTCGTCTCGTTCTCCAGCCCCCACGGCGGGCGGCCCGAGACCATGCCGTTCCCGCTGCGCCGGGACGAACCGCTGCTGAGCGCCGTGACGCGGTGGAAGGAGGGCGGCTACTTCATCGGCGGCGGGACGTACACGGCTCGTGCGATCCAGCGGCACCTGCGCGGCCACGACCGCGTGGTGGTCCTCACCGACGAGCAGGCCGCGGACGACGTGGACCGGGCCGTGCCACCCGGCACGCCGCTCTACACGTGGAACCTCGCCGGTGACCGGCGGGGCCACACGCCGTCGGGTGCCCGTGACCGGCACACCTTCGGCGGCCTGACCGACCAGGCGTTCGGCGCGATCCGGTTGCTGGAGGCGGGGAGGAACGCCGACTGGCCGTTCTAG
- a CDS encoding CAP domain-containing protein, producing the protein MFRVSRTKRALPVVVALAGLALAGCDDPQEIGLVTATATTTVRTTSQTGTPVTSPSPSTSSSTTTTTTTTTSETTTPPAPPTTSAEPPAEPAPVAPAKTEVELAEAKVFNLTNAERAAHGCPALGIDERLDKSARGHSEDMAAHNYFSHISQDGRTFADRIKAAGYPSPGAENIAAGQRTPEAVVKGWMESPGHRANILNCKLKTLGVGMARGGSYGIYWTQNFGW; encoded by the coding sequence GTGTTCCGCGTGTCCCGCACGAAGCGTGCACTGCCCGTCGTCGTCGCATTGGCCGGCTTGGCGCTGGCCGGGTGCGACGACCCTCAGGAAATCGGCCTGGTGACCGCCACAGCCACCACGACGGTCCGCACGACGTCCCAGACCGGCACCCCGGTCACGTCCCCGTCGCCGTCGACGTCGTCCTCCACCACCACGACGACCACCACCACCACTTCCGAAACCACCACCCCGCCCGCACCACCGACCACCTCCGCCGAACCCCCGGCGGAACCCGCGCCCGTCGCGCCCGCCAAGACCGAGGTGGAACTGGCCGAGGCGAAGGTGTTCAACCTGACCAACGCCGAACGCGCGGCCCACGGCTGCCCGGCCCTGGGCATCGACGAACGCCTCGACAAGTCCGCCCGCGGCCACAGCGAGGACATGGCGGCCCACAACTACTTCAGCCACATCTCCCAGGACGGCCGCACCTTCGCCGACCGCATCAAGGCCGCCGGCTACCCGTCCCCGGGCGCGGAGAACATCGCCGCCGGGCAGCGCACGCCGGAGGCCGTGGTGAAGGGGTGGATGGAATCGCCGGGCCACCGGGCGAACATCCTCAACTGCAAGCTGAAGACCCTGGGCGTCGGCATGGCCCGCGGCGGTTCGTACGGCATCTACTGGACCCAGAACTTCGGCTGGTAG
- a CDS encoding sensor histidine kinase, which translates to MRKSLALVSLAVTSMVALAFLIPLALVVRQLAEDRAVADAERQAGALTPVLVITVDPAAVQQALASISGRVAVHLPDGQVVGAVKATDEQLRAAREKGLSSSGPVPEGWVHLQPVVLGEDRVAVVEAFVPSAELSRGVTSAWLALSGVAVSLVLASVLVADRLGARVVRASRALAEGARRMEQGDLTARVTPTGPPELVDAGGAFNRMADRIGQLMANEREILADLSHRLRTPLTALRLDSETLGTDPGANRVRQAVHALEREVNELIRAARKELDDPDGGRCDAAQVVHDRLVFWSALADDQQRLWNLRGTERRAYVPLTRSDLAAAMDVVLGNIFRHTPEGTGFVVALFHRPEQVVIVIEDAGPGIEDLETALRRGSSSAGSTGLGLDIARRAAESTGGSLVVDRGPLGGTRVQLRLTRLPEHQS; encoded by the coding sequence GTGCGCAAGTCCCTCGCGCTGGTCTCGCTCGCGGTCACCTCGATGGTGGCGCTGGCGTTCCTGATCCCGCTGGCCCTGGTGGTGCGGCAGCTCGCCGAGGACCGGGCGGTGGCCGACGCCGAGCGGCAGGCGGGCGCGTTGACGCCGGTGCTGGTGATCACCGTGGACCCGGCGGCGGTGCAGCAGGCGCTGGCGTCGATCTCCGGGCGCGTGGCCGTGCACCTGCCGGACGGCCAGGTGGTGGGCGCGGTGAAGGCGACCGACGAGCAGTTGCGGGCGGCGCGGGAGAAGGGGTTGTCCTCCAGCGGGCCCGTGCCCGAGGGGTGGGTGCACCTCCAGCCGGTCGTGCTGGGCGAGGACCGGGTGGCGGTGGTGGAGGCGTTCGTGCCCTCCGCCGAGCTGTCCCGGGGTGTCACGTCGGCGTGGCTCGCGCTGTCCGGGGTGGCGGTGTCGCTGGTGCTGGCGTCGGTGCTGGTCGCGGACCGGTTGGGGGCGCGCGTGGTGCGGGCGTCGCGGGCCTTGGCCGAGGGGGCGCGGCGGATGGAGCAGGGCGACCTGACCGCGCGCGTGACGCCCACGGGTCCGCCGGAGCTGGTGGACGCGGGTGGTGCGTTCAACCGGATGGCCGACCGGATCGGGCAGCTCATGGCCAACGAGCGGGAGATCCTGGCCGACCTCTCGCACCGGCTGCGCACGCCGTTGACCGCGTTGCGGCTGGACTCCGAGACGCTGGGCACCGACCCCGGCGCGAACCGGGTGCGCCAGGCCGTGCACGCGCTGGAACGCGAGGTCAACGAGCTGATCCGGGCCGCGCGCAAGGAGTTGGACGACCCGGACGGCGGGCGGTGCGACGCGGCGCAGGTCGTGCACGACCGGCTGGTGTTCTGGTCGGCGCTGGCCGACGACCAGCAGCGGCTGTGGAACCTGCGCGGCACCGAGCGGCGCGCGTACGTGCCGCTGACCCGCAGCGACCTCGCCGCGGCGATGGACGTGGTGCTGGGCAACATCTTCCGGCACACGCCGGAGGGCACCGGGTTCGTGGTGGCGCTGTTCCACCGGCCCGAGCAGGTGGTCATCGTCATCGAGGACGCGGGGCCGGGGATCGAGGACCTGGAGACGGCGCTGCGCCGTGGAAGCAGCAGCGCCGGCTCCACCGGTCTCGGACTCGACATCGCCCGCCGCGCGGCCGAGTCCACCGGAGGCTCGCTGGTCGTGGACCGCGGGCCGCTCGGGGGCACCCGGGTCCAGTTGCGGCTGACCCGGCTGCCGGAGCACCAAAGCTAG
- a CDS encoding peptidoglycan recognition protein family protein, which translates to MRRRAVLGVGVLAAVGAVVRPLPAPKRVAGCAEWGARVPVEEQAVVLRRPERILVHHTATENVLDTSERHAFELARFFQRLHTDDRGWGDTGQHFTISRGGVLLEGRYGSLAALRQGDRLVEGAHCPGQNRTSIGIENEGTYVSEVPPARQWDALVWLCARVCRQYDIPPTEIHGHRDFYADTVCPGDAFYALLPRLRADVALAV; encoded by the coding sequence ATGCGCAGGCGCGCGGTGTTGGGTGTCGGGGTCCTGGCCGCCGTGGGGGCGGTGGTGCGGCCGTTGCCGGCTCCGAAGAGGGTCGCGGGGTGCGCGGAGTGGGGTGCGCGGGTTCCCGTGGAGGAGCAGGCCGTGGTGCTGCGCCGGCCGGAGCGCATCCTCGTGCACCACACGGCGACGGAGAACGTCCTGGACACGTCCGAGCGGCACGCGTTCGAGCTGGCGCGGTTCTTCCAGCGGCTGCACACCGACGACCGGGGCTGGGGCGACACCGGCCAGCACTTCACGATCTCGCGCGGCGGCGTCCTGCTCGAAGGCCGGTACGGCAGCCTGGCCGCCCTGCGGCAGGGTGACCGGCTCGTGGAGGGCGCGCACTGCCCGGGCCAGAACCGGACCTCGATCGGCATCGAGAACGAAGGCACCTACGTGTCCGAGGTCCCGCCGGCCCGGCAGTGGGACGCCCTGGTGTGGCTGTGCGCGCGGGTGTGCCGCCAGTACGACATCCCCCCGACTGAGATCCACGGCCACCGCGACTTCTACGCCGACACGGTGTGTCCGGGCGACGCCTTCTACGCCCTGCTGCCACGCCTGCGAGCGGACGTCGCCCTAGCCGTCTAG
- a CDS encoding response regulator transcription factor gives MVSVLLVEDDPVVRSAVSRALTGLGHAVLPVGTALEALREIAGGPFDLVVLDLGLPDMDGADALRMMRGVCDVPVIVATARDDEAEIVRLLNAGADDYLVKPFSSEHLAARLSAVLRRARKDDKPEPIRIGQLTIDLDRREARLGARELNLTRKEFDLLAYLAAREGKVVPRGELLANLWNLPGRHDDQTLDVHLSWLRRKLGERAAQPRYLHTVRGVGFKLTAAE, from the coding sequence ATGGTCTCGGTGCTGCTCGTCGAGGACGACCCGGTGGTGCGGTCGGCGGTGTCGCGCGCGTTGACCGGGCTCGGCCACGCGGTGCTGCCGGTGGGCACGGCGCTGGAGGCGTTGCGCGAGATCGCGGGTGGCCCGTTCGACCTGGTCGTGCTGGACCTGGGGTTGCCGGACATGGACGGCGCGGACGCGTTGCGGATGATGCGGGGCGTGTGCGACGTGCCGGTGATCGTGGCCACCGCCCGGGACGACGAGGCCGAGATCGTGCGGCTGCTCAACGCGGGCGCGGACGACTACCTGGTCAAGCCGTTCTCCAGCGAGCACCTCGCCGCGCGGCTGTCGGCGGTGCTGCGCCGGGCGCGCAAGGACGACAAGCCGGAACCGATCCGGATCGGGCAGCTGACCATCGACCTGGACCGCCGGGAGGCGCGGCTGGGCGCGCGCGAGCTGAACCTGACCCGCAAGGAGTTCGACCTGCTGGCCTACCTGGCGGCGCGCGAGGGCAAGGTGGTGCCGCGCGGGGAGCTGCTGGCCAACCTGTGGAACCTGCCCGGCCGGCACGACGACCAGACCCTGGACGTGCACCTGTCGTGGCTGCGCCGCAAGCTCGGGGAACGGGCCGCGCAGCCGCGCTACCTGCACACCGTGCGCGGGGTCGGGTTCAAGCTGACGGCGGCGGAGTGA